The nucleotide sequence CCAGCTTATCTTTAAAATCCTTAAAGTCATTTATACAAAATTCATTGAGTCCGCTACCATCAAATTTACCATTTACAAAAGCTAGATAAGTTTTTGCCACTGCCCTATTTTCAAAAGATTTTTTTAAATTTAACGCAGAATACGCATTTTTAGCTACTACGATAACTCCGCTTGTTTCACGATCAAGTCTATGAGCGACGCAAGCTTTTTTACCCCACAAAGACCAAATTTCATCACATAAACTATACTCACAATTTCTACCATTTGGATGAGATAAAACTCCACTTGGTTTATCAAACACGCCAAATTCGTCGCATTCAAATATAGGTTGTAATCCCTTTGGCTCACACTCATAATCTATAAAATAAGCGTCTCCAAAAACCAGATCGTTTTTACCGCAAACAGAGTCATTTACAAGCAATCTACCTTTGTCGCAAAGCTTTTGAGCTTCTTTCATACTATAACCTAAATTTAAAAAAATCGTGTAAGCTTTCTCTCCACAAAAAGAACCAACTTTAAACTTTTTATAAGCCATTTCTAACCAACATTTCAGCCTTATTTTTGTATAATTCTAACTCAAAAATTATACAAAAATTATTATAAAAAAGGGTATAAAGTGGTCGAAAGATATGCTAGAAAAATCATGAGCGATAAGTGGAGTATGCAAGCTAAATACGACGCTTGGCTAAAGGTAGAACTCGCAGCTGTAAAAGCATGGAACAAACTAGGCTTTATACCAGATAACGACTGTGAAAAAATTTGTAAAAACTCTAAATTTGATATAGCTCGTATAGATGAGATAGAAAAAACTACAAAACACGATGTTATAGCTTTTTTAACTAGTGTAAGCGAAAGTTTAGGCGAAGAGAGTCGTTTCGTGCATTTTGGTATGACAAGCAGCGATTGCATAGATACTGCCGTCGCACTCCAGATAAAAGATAGTTTAGAACTCATACTACAAGATATATCAAATTTGATGAATGCTCTAAAAACTCGCGCACAGGAGCATAAAAATACACTTATGGTAGGTCGCAGCCACGGAATTCACGGTGAGCCTATAACATTTGGTTTAGTACTTGCTATATGGTATGATGAGATAAAAAGAGCTTATGAGCTTCTAGAACATGCGAAAAAAACCATAAGCGTCGGTATGATAAGCGGAGCTATGGGAAATTTTGCTCACGCTCCACTTGAGCTTGAAGAGCTTGTTTGTGAGTATCTTGGTCTAAGCCCTGCTCCAGCGTCAAATCAGATCATACAAAGAGATAGATACGCTCAAGTCATAAGTGCGCTTGCCATACTCGCTAGTAGTTGTGAAAAAATAGCAGTCGCGATAAGACACTATCAAAGAACCGAAGTTTATGAAGCCGAAGAGTACTTTAGCCCCGGACAAAAAGGCTCAAGTGCTATGCCTCATAAAAGAAATCCAGTCTTAAGCGAAAATGTAACTGGGCTTTGTAGAATGATCCGCTCATACGCTATCCCGGCTATGGAAAATGTAGCTTTATGGCACGAAAGAGACATCAGCCATAGTTCAGTCGAGAGATTTATACTTCCTGATAGTTTCGTAACGACTGATTTTATGCTAAATCGTCTTACGAATTTAATCTCAAATTTAGTAGTATATCCAGAAAATATGATGAAAAATTTAAACCTAACTGGCGGACTTGTATTTTCTCAACGCGTCTTGCTTGAGCTACCAAAACGAGAGGTTAGCCGCGAAGATGCTTATAAGATCGTCCAAAGAAATGCTATGAAAGTTTGGGCTGACTTGCAAGAAGGTAAAAAAGCCATAGATGAAAACGGACACAGTCTATTTTTACAAAATTTACTAAACGATAGTGATCTAAGAGCAAAACTAAGCGAAAAAGAGATAAAAGAGTGCTTTGAGTATGACTATTATACAAAAAACGTAGATGGAATATTTAAAAGAGTGTTTCAATAATACTAAATAACAAAGCTAAATTTATAAACTAAATTTAGCTTTTTTGATAATCAAATTTAAAAGGTCAAACATATAAATGAAAGTCATAAAACGTAATGGAAGAACAGAAGAATTAGATATTTCAAAGATTAAAAAATACACAAGCGAAGCAGTAGCAGGCTTAGACAATGTAAGTCTCAGCGAGCTTGAAGTCGATGCGAAAATTCAGTTTCGTGATAACATCACCACAGAAGAGATCCAACAAACTCTCATAAAAACCGCAGTCGATAAGATAGATATTGATCGCCCAAACTGGACATTCGTAGCAGCAAGACTGTTTTTATATGATTTGTATCACAAAACAACCGGATTTAGCGGATACAACTCACTCAAAGAGTATTTTGAAAAGGGTGAAAAAAACGGACGCATACTTCTTGGTCTAAAAGAAAAGTATGACCTTGATGATCTAAACGCATATATAAAGCCTGAGCGCGACTTGCAATTTACCTATCTTGGCATAAAAACGCTTTATGATAGGTATCTTATAAAAGATAGAAATGCAAAACCTATCGAGCTACCACAACATATGTTTATGGCGATCGCTATGTTTTTAGCTCAAAATGAGCTTGACTCTCAAAGCTGGGCAAAGAAATTTTACGATCTGATAAGTAAATTTGAAGTGATGCTCGCGACACCTACTTTAAGCAACGCTAGAACCACTAGACATCAGCTCTCAAGCTGTTATGTTGGAAGTACTCCTGATAATATAGAAGGAATTTTTGATAGCTATAAAGAGATGGCGTTGCTTTCTAAATTTGGCGGCGGTATCGGTTGGGACTGGTGCAAAGTACGCGCGATGGGAGGAAGTATAGACGGGCATAAAAACGCTGCTGGCGGTATAATTCCATTTTTAAAAGTTACAAACGATATCGCAGTCGCAGTTGATCAACTAGGAACTAGAAAAGGCGCGATAGCAGTTTATATCGAGCCTTGGCATATGGACGTAAGCGACTTTTTAGATCTTCGTAAAAACTCCGGCGAAGAGCGCAGACGTGCTCACGAGCTATTTCCTGCTTTATGGATAAATGATCTTTTTATGAAAAGACTTGAAGCAAATGAAAGATGGACTCTATTTGATCCAGCAGACACTCCAGATCTTTGTGATCTATACGGTGATGAATTTGAAAAAAGGTATTTGGAGTATGAAAAAGATCCAAATATCGCTAAGAGTAATATGCTAGCAAAAGAGCTTTGGAAAAAGATACTTACAAACTACTTTGAAACAGGAATGCCATTTTTATGTTTCAAAGATAATGCAAACAAAGTAAATCCAAACGCTCATAAAGGTATCATAAGAAGCTCAAATTTATGTACCGAGATATTTCAAAATACAGAGCCAAATTACTACCAAACAAAGGTCGTGTATAGCGATGGCACTGAGCAATTATTTGATGAGAGTGAAGATATAACCGTAGATGGCGGATACACTAAAAAAGCGAAAAAAATAACTGCGCTTGACCGAATAAACTCAAAAGATATATTTATAGTAGAAAAAGGTATAAAAGAGGGAAAAACAGCCGTTTGCAACCTAGCAAGTATAAATTTAAGCAAGATAAACTCAAAAGAAGATATCGCAAGAGTTGTGCCTATCGCCATAAGAATGCTTGATAATGTTATAGATCTAAATTTCTATCCTCACGCTAAAGTCAAACATACGAATTTAGCTAGTCGTTCGATCGGACTTGGAGTTATGGGTGAAGCGCAAATGTTAGCCGAAAAAGGGATCGTTTGGGGAAGTTATGAACATCTTGAGTTTATAGATGAAGTAATGGAAAACATCAGTTATAACGCTATCTATGCTTCATCAAATTTAGCAGTAGAAAAAGGAACTTATCCTGATTTTGAAGGTTCAAACTGGAGTAAAGGCATCTTCCCTATCGATAACGCAAACAAAAATGCAAAAGCTCTCGTAAGTAGAGGCGGATTATTTGATCAAAATAGCTGCGACTGGGAAAAGCTAAGAGCAAAAGTAAAAAGTGACGGTATGAGAAACGGTTATCTTATGGCTATCGCTCCGACTTCTAGTATAAGCATTTTAGTAGGAACGACTCAAACTATCGAGCCTGTTTATAAACGTAAATGGTTTGAACACAATCTATCTGGAATGATCCCTTCAGTGGTACCAAATTTAAGTCCAGATACTTGGCAGTTTTATACACCAGCTTATGAACTTGATCAAAAGCTCATCATAAAAGCTGGAGCCGTAAGACAAAAATGGATAGATCAAGGTCAAAGCTTAAATATATTTATGAGTTTAGATAAAGCTAGTGGTAGATATCTAAGTGAAATTTATACTTTAGCTTGGAAATTAGGTGTAAAATCCACTTATTATCTAAGAAGCGAAAGTCCAGACTCAAGTCATCTTGATAACAAACCTATGGATAGAAGCGTCGAATGTGAGGGTTGTCAGTAACTAAATTTAAGCTATATTATATAAATTTAATATAGCTTAACTTCATCTTTTTATACATTTTGTAACACAAAAAAAATCATACAAAAAACCGTTTTTTATCTGAATTTAGATATAATCAAAACTTTATCGAAAATACATAAATTTATTAAAAGGAGTTCTTGTGGATAATCTGCACGAACATAAACTAAAGCGTGGTATGAGCTCACGCCATTTAAATATGATAGCAATAGGCGGAGCTATAGGCACTGGACTATTTGTAGCTAGTGGAAATACGATAGCAACAGCAGGTCCTGGTGGCGCACTTTTAGCTTACGCACTTATCGGTTTTATGGTTTATCTACTTATGCAAAGTCTTGGAGAAATGGCT is from Campylobacter fetus subsp. testudinum 03-427 and encodes:
- a CDS encoding 23S rRNA pseudouridine synthase, RluD family (Pfam match to PF00849.18 PseudoU_synth_2), with protein sequence MAYKKFKVGSFCGEKAYTIFLNLGYSMKEAQKLCDKGRLLVNDSVCGKNDLVFGDAYFIDYECEPKGLQPIFECDEFGVFDKPSGVLSHPNGRNCEYSLCDEIWSLWGKKACVAHRLDRETSGVIVVAKNAYSALNLKKSFENRAVAKTYLAFVNGKFDGSGLNEFCINDFKDFKDKLEFFDDIQGFVIDKNMDITKDYDDIKIRMEICPEGKRAVTVVKLVEYYPKFDISLVECYPLTGRQHQIRLHLFHMKHRILGDPIYGLEKSEIENILDNKLTKSERINLVRSSRLMLHSKRIKFAFLGQIYDIKSQIKFDINLKDEFFKKN
- the purB gene encoding adenylosuccinate lyase (Pfam matches to PF00206.16 Lyase_1, and to PF10397.5 ADSL_C) — its product is MVERYARKIMSDKWSMQAKYDAWLKVELAAVKAWNKLGFIPDNDCEKICKNSKFDIARIDEIEKTTKHDVIAFLTSVSESLGEESRFVHFGMTSSDCIDTAVALQIKDSLELILQDISNLMNALKTRAQEHKNTLMVGRSHGIHGEPITFGLVLAIWYDEIKRAYELLEHAKKTISVGMISGAMGNFAHAPLELEELVCEYLGLSPAPASNQIIQRDRYAQVISALAILASSCEKIAVAIRHYQRTEVYEAEEYFSPGQKGSSAMPHKRNPVLSENVTGLCRMIRSYAIPAMENVALWHERDISHSSVERFILPDSFVTTDFMLNRLTNLISNLVVYPENMMKNLNLTGGLVFSQRVLLELPKREVSREDAYKIVQRNAMKVWADLQEGKKAIDENGHSLFLQNLLNDSDLRAKLSEKEIKECFEYDYYTKNVDGIFKRVFQ
- the nrdA gene encoding aerobic ribonucleoside-diphosphate reductase Ia, B1 protein subunit NrdA (Pfam matches to PF02867.11 Ribonuc_red_lgC, and to PF00317.17 Ribonuc_red_lgN, and to PF03477.12 ATP-cone), which gives rise to MKVIKRNGRTEELDISKIKKYTSEAVAGLDNVSLSELEVDAKIQFRDNITTEEIQQTLIKTAVDKIDIDRPNWTFVAARLFLYDLYHKTTGFSGYNSLKEYFEKGEKNGRILLGLKEKYDLDDLNAYIKPERDLQFTYLGIKTLYDRYLIKDRNAKPIELPQHMFMAIAMFLAQNELDSQSWAKKFYDLISKFEVMLATPTLSNARTTRHQLSSCYVGSTPDNIEGIFDSYKEMALLSKFGGGIGWDWCKVRAMGGSIDGHKNAAGGIIPFLKVTNDIAVAVDQLGTRKGAIAVYIEPWHMDVSDFLDLRKNSGEERRRAHELFPALWINDLFMKRLEANERWTLFDPADTPDLCDLYGDEFEKRYLEYEKDPNIAKSNMLAKELWKKILTNYFETGMPFLCFKDNANKVNPNAHKGIIRSSNLCTEIFQNTEPNYYQTKVVYSDGTEQLFDESEDITVDGGYTKKAKKITALDRINSKDIFIVEKGIKEGKTAVCNLASINLSKINSKEDIARVVPIAIRMLDNVIDLNFYPHAKVKHTNLASRSIGLGVMGEAQMLAEKGIVWGSYEHLEFIDEVMENISYNAIYASSNLAVEKGTYPDFEGSNWSKGIFPIDNANKNAKALVSRGGLFDQNSCDWEKLRAKVKSDGMRNGYLMAIAPTSSISILVGTTQTIEPVYKRKWFEHNLSGMIPSVVPNLSPDTWQFYTPAYELDQKLIIKAGAVRQKWIDQGQSLNIFMSLDKASGRYLSEIYTLAWKLGVKSTYYLRSESPDSSHLDNKPMDRSVECEGCQ